GGGCATGTCGTGGGTGAGCCTTTTCCTGGCCGCCACCCTGAAAACAAGCCTAGCGGGCGGAGCTAGGTTCAGGGGGTCCACGCCCTGCGGGGTGACTCACCGCCGGATGAGGCTGTCACATAAACACCCCGAGGGACTGGCGGCGGTAGCAAGGGCCGGAAGCTCGGCCCTGAGACTCTTTGTCCTTCGAGCGAGCTCCCGCCGCCTGGGGTCCGCAGCCGCCGGGTGCCAGATGCCCCAGATGCCCCAGTGCTTCGAGCAGCTATCGGAGGGCAGTTCCCGAGGCCCGGGCCCTGGAGTTCCAGCCCCAAGCTGAGCCCCTTGAAGTTTTGGGGACTGAGTATTCAATTCCCCTGCTAAGGGGGTCAGAAGTTCCGGAGTGGAGGAGCGGGTATCGCTTCTGAATTGAGCTCAGgaggggcacatacctagatggGGGCTCAACTGCGGTTATAAGGGAGCATCTGGATACGCAGTTGAGAAgataggaaatttttttttttaagattttatttatttatttttagagagggaagggagggagggagggagggggagagagagagagagagaaacatcagtgtgcggttgctgggggttatggcctgcaacccaggaatgtaccctggctgggaatcgaacctgggacattttggttcccagcccgcgctcaatccactgagctacaccagccagggcaggaaaccaATTCTTAAACAGTTGTGTGTGCTTCCCAAGTTGAAATGCCAGGACCCTGGGCGTTTGTGTGGTGGGGATGGTGCTGGGTTTCTGAATATGGGGGCTCTGCTCTAGTCGAGGGAGTATTGGGcccacctgggggtggggaggagacatGAAATGGACACAGAGTAGGAACATGTGCTTTAATGAGGCATTAGGCCAagggggcagcagggcctggaggggagTCACCCAGGGCTCCCTTTTGTCACTTCAAGAGGCCAAATTTTTTCCCAAAACCTGAGACAGTCTCAGTGACTTGGTTAGCTGCCTTGTCGATGGTTTCCTGAGTGGATTTGGTGGCCTGGTCCATGgctggggaagaaaaggagaggacagGTAAGCATGGGGCCCTGGAGAACCAGAGTTATGCAGGGGTAGCCTGGCCTGGGTCCGATTCCCAGGAAGCATTGTGGGCAGAGGGTCTGCACAGGAGAGGGtctgcccaccctcctgcccttctgcctcccccttcccttcagcCCCACCAGACCTTTCTGCCCTGCCTCTGTTGCCTGATCCACCACTTGCTGAACTGCTGCTCCAGCTGCAGTCACTGAAACAGAGAGATTTGTTAGTCCCTGTTGAGGAACCATGGACCACAGAAGTCACACCATTGCCACCACCCCTGAACTGTTCTCTAGAGTAGTCTATCCTGTAGGCTGTggactgggggttggggacccttgCTATAGATCTTAGGGATGGATGCCATCAGGGTAAATAAAGCCCCTTGACCAAGGCCACCCAGTCAGTGAGGAGCAGTAGCACTTTCCATGCCTCTGGGGTGTTCTTGTTTATTTGTAACTCGGttcctcccctctggcctgcTTCCCATCCTATCTCCAGGATGGCTGAGAAAATGCCTTAACAAGGGAAGGAAggtagggcagggcagagcagggcagggccccacATCTGGGCTATAGCTGCTTTTGCTGGGCATGGCCCAGGAAGAACCCGGTCCCCCTTTAATAATAACTCTCCCAAGGTGCCTGAATTCCCACCTTTAGTGCACCCTTAGTGCCCTGGGCCTCTGCTTTTTCAAAGCCCTCTCACAGCCTCCTTTAACTGTGCCTCCACCCAGAGGGCAATGATGCCTGAGCCTCTGGGGGCAGGAAGCTTAAGGTATTAGGAAACAAAGTACAGAAAGGAGATAAAATTTCCATGGTCTGGCCATCTCCTCTGGACCAGAGTTTGTGCCCATGGTGAACAGCATTTCCAGGGCCTCGGGTAGGCAGACTGCTGGCTCACCCAGCCTCCAGAGATCTGACTCATCGTTGCTTTTGAAAGGGCTTACCGCACCCACGCCCTTGGATCCTGGTCTGACATGGCCAGGACCACAAAGAAAGCACTTTGCACCCAGATAACAGATAAAATGATGTCCGGAAGGAAGTGTCCTGTAGATAGAGGCCTCCTGGTGGCATTTTAGTCTCAGGGGAGCAACTGTGGGCTTTCCCTAGGGCACTGGTGGAGGAGGGGTTGGTTTGCCTGTGGTCTATAGACCGAGATTTGAGCAGGTCAGATTGGGAGCTGCAGTCCCAAGGGAAGATGAGCTGGGACTGGAAGAGTGATGCTGGTGGGCCGAGGGGTGCTCTCACATGCCCTTCTCCCATAACACACCCCCAACAGTGTAGCCACAGATCAGAGAAGGAAAGAGCTGGAGGTGGAGAAACTAAGGATAGGGACCTGCCctgctggggtgagggtgggaaggCCCTCCTACTCAGTACTTAACGGACACAATTTTCAAAAGGAGAAAGACTCAAAACAGCCCAGTGGGGTctggtgcccctgcccccaccccatccatgtGGGCAGAGGTCTGAGGGTGGCAGAGCCTGCTCTGCTGTCTCCGCAACCTTCACCCTCCCCTAAGGACCCTGGTGGGGCCTCTTCCCACTGGTGCAGTCTCCTCAGATTGGCTCTAGCAATGCCAAAGTGCAGCTTGGGCTCCCAGGACACTGCTGTCCCCTCACTCCCAATCCCGCCCAAGGATCATCTACAGGGCTGGTTGGGGTGGGCGTCCTgtccagcctctgcttcttagGGGACTACCCAACTTTTGGGCTGCCAAGACCCTCAgcttctgcctcccaccccctacCCTGAGTGTGCAGCCCGGGGCCCCTGTAAATGCCCCAAGTTGAGCATTGTCCTCACCCGCATCCTGAGCAGCCCCTTCTGCTTGCTGCTTCAGGTCCTGCAAGCCCTTGCTGGCCATGCCCTCCGGGATCTGCGAGGTTGTCAAGGGTAGCCGAAAGTACCTTGTATCTTGCTCACGGAGCtgactggtttgtttttttttaatgaggccCAGGCTGGTTCAACCCCGCAGGAGGCCGGGGTGGAGCACAGGGCGGTTCCCAGCAGACACACTGGGGGAGTGACCGGGCCCTGCTCCAGGACGGGGCTGTGTTGGCCCCGGAGCACATCCTGGCCTCAGACATGCCTTGGTGGGAAGGTGGCGGCCCCAACCAGGGTTAGGAAACAGGCTAGGAA
This Phyllostomus discolor isolate MPI-MPIP mPhyDis1 chromosome 5, mPhyDis1.pri.v3, whole genome shotgun sequence DNA region includes the following protein-coding sequences:
- the ADIRF gene encoding adipogenesis regulatory factor, whose amino-acid sequence is MASKGLQDLKQQAEGAAQDAVTAAGAAVQQVVDQATEAGQKAMDQATKSTQETIDKAANQVTETVSGFGKKFGLLK